From the Synechococcus sp. HK01-R genome, one window contains:
- a CDS encoding glycosyltransferase family 4 protein, with translation MASVPRDLVLVSTPIGYLGSGRGGGVELTLASLTQGLLARGHRLTLVAPEGSSLPAGCDGVALHTVAGGDQPSWQHADADGPVLIPADAVLPRLWERALALGEKADAVLNFSYDWLPLWLTPRVQPRIFHLISMGSVARVMDQLVADLARWDQRRLAFHTHRQAADFSLPAAAQVVGNGFDLSRYQFQLEAGGALGWAGRVAPEKGLEDAVAVAAALQEPLQVWGVVEDPAYAARVERAVPPGTIVWRGFLPTAELQKQLGRCRALINTPKWNEAYGNVVVEALACGVPVVAYDRGGPGELLQNGVTGWLVSPDDRDALLAATRQVDAIDRQACRRWVEAHASQAVFAERVEQWLDLTLAAGDGSISRCP, from the coding sequence ATGGCCAGCGTTCCTCGCGATCTCGTGCTCGTCAGCACCCCGATCGGTTATCTCGGCAGTGGGCGGGGCGGAGGCGTGGAGCTCACCCTGGCCTCCTTGACCCAGGGCCTGCTGGCGCGTGGCCATCGCCTCACGCTTGTCGCACCAGAGGGTTCGTCTCTCCCAGCGGGTTGTGATGGCGTGGCTCTGCATACCGTTGCCGGCGGAGACCAGCCCAGCTGGCAGCACGCTGATGCCGACGGCCCCGTGCTGATTCCCGCCGATGCCGTGCTGCCCCGTCTCTGGGAGAGGGCCCTCGCGCTCGGGGAGAAGGCCGATGCCGTGCTCAATTTCAGCTACGACTGGTTGCCGTTGTGGCTCACTCCCCGAGTTCAGCCAAGGATTTTTCATCTGATCAGCATGGGGTCCGTGGCCCGGGTCATGGACCAGTTGGTCGCAGACCTGGCCCGCTGGGATCAACGACGGCTTGCCTTCCACACCCATCGCCAGGCGGCCGATTTCAGCTTGCCGGCAGCGGCGCAAGTGGTCGGCAATGGCTTTGATCTCAGCCGCTATCAGTTCCAGCTCGAAGCCGGGGGGGCCTTGGGCTGGGCAGGGCGGGTCGCGCCTGAAAAAGGACTGGAGGATGCTGTTGCCGTGGCCGCTGCCCTGCAGGAGCCACTGCAGGTGTGGGGTGTGGTCGAGGATCCCGCCTATGCCGCCCGGGTGGAACGTGCTGTGCCGCCCGGCACGATCGTTTGGCGTGGTTTCCTGCCGACGGCAGAACTCCAGAAGCAGCTGGGGCGTTGCCGGGCCCTGATCAACACGCCCAAATGGAATGAGGCCTACGGCAATGTGGTGGTTGAGGCACTCGCCTGCGGAGTGCCAGTGGTGGCCTATGACCGCGGGGGGCCAGGAGAACTGCTGCAGAACGGAGTGACGGGCTGGTTGGTGTCTCCCGACGATCGCGACGCGTTGTTGGCCGCGACTCGACAGGTCGATGCAATCGATCGCCAGGCTTGCCGACGCTGGGTTGAGGCCCATGCCAGTCAGGCCGTGTTCGCCGAGCGGGTGGAGCAATGGCTGGATCTCACCCTTGCGGCAGGGGATGGCAGCATCTCTCGATGCCCATGA
- a CDS encoding ArnT family glycosyltransferase: MPMTPSAVSPTPTPRLSPRQRRRGLLLVLALGLLLCVWQLGGTGLVDETPPLFAASGRAMARTGDWLTPRVNGLPRFDKPPLVYWLMGLGYALPGQAQWDSLGTWAARLPSALATIAAMLMLADTVMGHPQAGDGQPRRTAVAVALAFALSPLVLLWSRTAVSDALLSGTLAVSLLGQWRCHVTGGRRWWLAWVVLGFAVLTKGPVAVVLTGLTLGLFALLRRDLPSLWRQLRPLPGLLITALISVPWYVAELVVEGQPFWDSFFGYHNLQRLTSVVNDHLQPWWFFGPVMLIAALPFTPLLLLGLWQVIPRQVLRRSDARPDQTLQTFAACWLLSVLLLFTSAATKLPSYWLPATPAAALLIVLSLRADPMRSRSAQWWAWIAAVGLTLVLAAGLWASPLWVPLIQDPEMPTLPAELLASGLVLRAAVCFSVAALLGLWLARRRPAPEGLLAMQGPLVVFQLVALLPMSFLGDRVRQLPVREAAAEMLRQQRQQPQEPLAMVGAMKPSLHFYTGQVVVYEGRSKGALVNLADRLRFEQRRGWSGTPVERPTDHPPATVLVLIDQGTTEREHWRGLEPQRLGRYGIFQLWRVDRRRLEQRARRLAADGNAPDWRRPRPERY; this comes from the coding sequence ATGCCCATGACCCCCTCGGCAGTGTCGCCAACCCCCACGCCGCGGCTCTCTCCTCGTCAACGCCGTCGCGGCCTGCTGCTGGTTCTGGCCCTCGGGCTGCTCCTCTGCGTCTGGCAGCTTGGTGGCACTGGCCTTGTGGATGAAACGCCGCCTTTATTCGCCGCCTCTGGGCGGGCCATGGCCCGAACCGGCGACTGGCTGACGCCCCGGGTGAATGGCTTGCCGCGCTTTGACAAGCCTCCTCTTGTGTACTGGTTGATGGGTCTTGGTTATGCCCTTCCAGGGCAGGCTCAGTGGGACTCTCTCGGTACCTGGGCCGCGCGCTTGCCTTCGGCACTGGCGACCATCGCGGCCATGCTCATGCTCGCCGATACGGTGATGGGGCATCCACAGGCTGGGGATGGGCAGCCGCGTCGTACCGCTGTTGCGGTTGCTTTGGCCTTCGCGCTCTCACCCCTGGTGCTCCTCTGGAGCCGCACGGCCGTCAGTGATGCCCTGCTCAGCGGCACCCTCGCTGTCAGCCTGCTTGGTCAGTGGCGCTGTCATGTCACTGGCGGTCGTCGCTGGTGGCTTGCCTGGGTGGTGCTGGGCTTCGCGGTTCTGACCAAAGGCCCGGTTGCCGTGGTGCTGACCGGACTCACCCTGGGACTGTTTGCGTTGTTGCGTCGCGATCTCCCCTCCCTCTGGAGACAGCTGCGCCCCCTCCCCGGTCTCTTGATCACCGCCCTGATCAGCGTGCCCTGGTACGTCGCGGAACTGGTGGTGGAGGGGCAGCCCTTTTGGGACAGTTTTTTCGGCTATCACAACCTGCAGCGTCTCACCTCCGTGGTGAATGACCACCTCCAGCCCTGGTGGTTTTTTGGTCCGGTGATGTTGATTGCCGCCCTCCCCTTCACACCGCTTCTACTGCTCGGGCTATGGCAGGTCATTCCCCGCCAGGTTCTGCGCCGTTCTGACGCCCGCCCCGACCAGACGCTCCAAACTTTCGCTGCCTGCTGGCTGCTGTCGGTGCTGCTGTTGTTTACGTCGGCCGCCACCAAGCTGCCCAGCTACTGGTTGCCAGCGACCCCCGCAGCTGCCTTGCTGATCGTTCTCTCTCTGCGGGCGGACCCCATGCGCTCCCGGTCCGCCCAGTGGTGGGCCTGGATCGCTGCTGTCGGACTCACCCTGGTGTTGGCGGCGGGTCTCTGGGCTTCGCCCCTCTGGGTTCCGCTGATCCAGGATCCGGAGATGCCCACCCTGCCTGCAGAGTTGCTGGCCAGCGGTCTCGTGTTACGGGCAGCGGTCTGTTTCAGCGTCGCTGCCCTTCTCGGGCTTTGGTTGGCCCGCCGCAGGCCTGCTCCTGAGGGATTGCTGGCGATGCAGGGGCCCCTGGTGGTGTTTCAGCTGGTGGCCCTGTTGCCGATGAGCTTCCTCGGAGACCGGGTGCGTCAGCTTCCCGTTCGCGAGGCCGCGGCGGAGATGCTCAGGCAGCAGCGTCAGCAGCCCCAGGAGCCGTTGGCGATGGTGGGAGCCATGAAGCCGTCCCTGCACTTCTATACCGGTCAGGTCGTCGTCTATGAGGGGCGATCCAAGGGTGCCCTGGTGAACCTGGCAGACCGGTTGCGATTCGAGCAGCGGCGAGGCTGGAGCGGCACGCCGGTCGAGCGCCCGACGGATCACCCCCCCGCCACCGTGCTGGTGCTGATCGATCAGGGCACCACAGAGCGGGAGCACTGGAGGGGCCTGGAGCCACAGCGTTTGGGACGCTATGGAATCTTCCAGCTCTGGCGGGTCGATCGGCGCCGTCTGGAGCAGCGGGCCCGTCGCCTCGCGGCCGACGGCAACGCCCCTGACTGGCGTCGCCCCAGGCCGGAGCGCTACTGA
- a CDS encoding DUF721 domain-containing protein: MARAPQSQRRRFGRGELLQPPAPAPAQALASCLEDLQRHWRMEGSLAAIWEDWPRLAGSQLAPHCRPLSLHNGLLTIGASHPQWRQALQYSRPQLMAALRSAGHSIKDLRIQQHHPAQRAELESEDAIWQRHPSRIDVHGLARCPRCQSPAPAGEMALWGHCGFCRRLELAAPEIASTDQ; the protein is encoded by the coding sequence ATGGCAAGGGCACCCCAATCCCAGCGCCGCCGTTTCGGCCGCGGCGAGCTGCTCCAGCCGCCTGCACCAGCACCGGCCCAAGCCCTCGCCAGCTGCCTGGAGGACCTGCAGCGGCACTGGCGGATGGAGGGATCCCTGGCTGCCATCTGGGAAGACTGGCCCCGGTTGGCAGGTTCCCAGTTGGCTCCGCACTGCAGGCCACTCTCCCTACACAACGGTCTGCTGACGATCGGTGCCAGCCACCCCCAATGGCGACAGGCCCTCCAATACAGCCGGCCCCAGCTCATGGCCGCCCTGCGTAGTGCCGGGCACAGCATCAAGGACCTGCGCATCCAGCAGCACCATCCGGCCCAAAGAGCCGAATTGGAAAGCGAGGACGCGATCTGGCAACGCCATCCCAGCCGCATCGATGTGCATGGACTGGCCCGCTGCCCCCGCTGCCAGAGCCCTGCTCCGGCCGGGGAGATGGCCCTGTGGGGGCATTGCGGTTTCTGTCGACGTCTGGAACTGGCCGCTCCAGAGATCGCGTCAACCGATCAGTAG
- a CDS encoding PspA/IM30 family protein: protein MGLFDRLSRLLRANLNDLVSKAEDPVKILDQSVADMQADLVKLRQAVAMAIASQKRLRNQAEQAESQAVTWYERAELALKKGEDGLAREALARRKTYQETATSLSGQLQGQDAQVETLKKSLVALEGKIAEARTKKDMLKARAQAAQAQQQLQSAVGNLGSNSAMAAFERMEDKVQAMEASSQAAAELAGADLESQFAALEGGNDVDDELAALRQRLEGGPEAVALPSAAAAPADVEPVKVEEVDAELEELRRSIDKL, encoded by the coding sequence ATGGGTTTATTTGATCGGCTCAGTCGTCTGCTGCGCGCCAACCTCAACGATCTGGTGAGCAAGGCGGAGGATCCGGTGAAGATCCTCGATCAGTCTGTGGCCGACATGCAGGCCGACCTGGTCAAGTTGCGCCAGGCGGTGGCGATGGCGATTGCGAGTCAGAAACGACTTCGCAACCAGGCAGAACAGGCTGAGTCTCAGGCCGTGACTTGGTACGAGCGGGCCGAGCTGGCCCTCAAGAAGGGCGAGGACGGTCTGGCTCGGGAGGCCCTCGCTCGACGCAAGACCTATCAAGAGACTGCGACGTCTCTCTCTGGCCAGCTGCAAGGCCAGGATGCCCAGGTGGAGACCCTCAAGAAGAGCCTGGTGGCACTCGAGGGCAAGATCGCCGAGGCGCGTACCAAAAAGGACATGCTCAAGGCTCGAGCCCAGGCGGCCCAGGCGCAGCAGCAGCTCCAAAGTGCCGTGGGCAATCTCGGCAGCAATTCCGCCATGGCTGCCTTCGAGCGCATGGAGGACAAGGTGCAGGCGATGGAGGCCAGCAGCCAGGCCGCTGCCGAGCTCGCCGGGGCCGATCTCGAGAGTCAGTTCGCCGCCTTGGAGGGCGGAAACGATGTTGACGACGAGCTTGCGGCTTTGCGGCAGCGGCTGGAGGGAGGTCCGGAGGCGGTGGCTCTGCCATCAGCCGCAGCGGCTCCGGCTGATGTGGAGCCGGTGAAAGTTGAAGAGGTGGATGCAGAGCTCGAGGAGCTGCGTCGCTCGATCGACAAGCTCTGA
- the trxA gene encoding thioredoxin, with the protein MAQAVSDFTDAVFAQEVLQAPTTVLVDFWAPWCGPCRLMAPLMDWAAETYSGRLQVGKLEVDGNPATRDAYQVQGIPTLILFRDGEVLARHEGAIAKPQLQAFLDAHL; encoded by the coding sequence GTGGCTCAAGCCGTCTCCGATTTCACCGATGCCGTCTTTGCCCAGGAGGTGCTTCAGGCCCCCACCACTGTGCTGGTGGATTTCTGGGCTCCCTGGTGTGGTCCCTGTCGCCTGATGGCACCCCTGATGGACTGGGCGGCTGAGACCTATTCCGGCCGGCTTCAGGTGGGCAAGCTCGAAGTGGATGGCAATCCTGCAACCCGGGACGCCTATCAGGTTCAGGGCATTCCCACCCTGATCCTGTTCCGGGACGGTGAGGTGCTGGCACGCCATGAGGGCGCCATCGCCAAGCCACAGCTGCAGGCCTTCCTGGATGCTCACCTCTAA
- a CDS encoding aminotransferase class I/II-fold pyridoxal phosphate-dependent enzyme, whose translation MLTSKRLQRLGSGVFDRNDQRKQRYRESAAASRLPLVDLSLGSTDLDPPPQAVASMAAALQRPGSATYCLHAGTRPLREAVRAWCWSRFEVEVDPDREVLLLVGSQEGTAHLPLAVLNPGDAGLILDPSYPSHQGGLLLADARIERLGLEADQGWRPRWDQLSPSVWDELRLMVMGFPHNPTAQVGEQIWLDEAMDRARRHDLVLAHDNPYLDLALDGEAPALLRTAGWRERGIEFFSLSKGWCLGGFRLAFAVGAEPLITALRQLKGVVDFNQSLALQQGAITALTEVPDWPRRIVPVYRERRDRTLTALQRLGWQAPVPSMALYLWLPVPPWARERGWSDEDLAAALLDHGGLALTPGSGFGSAGAGWLRLALVQPAEELEAAVARLEPWWRQQC comes from the coding sequence ATGCTCACCTCTAAACGCCTGCAACGCCTCGGCAGCGGCGTCTTTGATCGCAACGATCAGCGCAAGCAGCGCTACCGCGAGAGTGCTGCCGCCAGCAGGCTGCCCCTGGTGGATCTTTCGCTCGGATCCACCGATTTGGATCCTCCGCCTCAGGCGGTTGCCTCCATGGCCGCCGCTCTGCAGCGTCCAGGCAGTGCCACCTATTGCCTTCATGCCGGAACACGTCCCCTGAGAGAGGCGGTGCGTGCTTGGTGCTGGTCGCGGTTTGAGGTTGAAGTGGATCCCGATCGGGAGGTGCTGCTGTTGGTGGGTTCCCAGGAGGGCACCGCCCATCTGCCCCTGGCCGTGCTCAACCCGGGTGATGCCGGTCTGATTCTCGATCCCTCCTACCCCTCGCATCAGGGAGGACTGCTTCTAGCCGATGCTCGGATCGAGCGGCTCGGCCTTGAGGCCGACCAGGGCTGGCGTCCTCGCTGGGATCAGTTGAGTCCTTCCGTCTGGGATGAGCTTCGGCTGATGGTGATGGGATTTCCCCACAACCCCACCGCTCAGGTCGGCGAGCAGATCTGGCTGGATGAGGCGATGGACCGTGCCCGCCGCCATGATCTCGTGCTGGCCCATGACAATCCCTACCTCGATCTCGCCCTGGATGGAGAGGCTCCAGCCCTGCTGCGAACAGCAGGCTGGAGGGAGCGCGGCATTGAATTCTTCTCCCTGTCGAAGGGATGGTGCCTGGGGGGCTTTCGATTGGCGTTCGCCGTCGGGGCAGAGCCACTGATCACCGCCTTGCGTCAGCTCAAGGGGGTGGTCGACTTCAACCAGTCTCTCGCTCTCCAGCAGGGGGCGATCACGGCCCTCACCGAGGTGCCGGATTGGCCGCGGCGGATTGTGCCGGTCTACCGCGAACGGCGGGACCGCACTCTGACGGCCCTGCAGCGCCTTGGATGGCAGGCGCCGGTTCCCTCGATGGCGCTTTATCTCTGGTTGCCGGTGCCGCCCTGGGCCAGGGAGCGTGGCTGGAGTGATGAGGATCTAGCCGCAGCCCTCCTGGATCATGGTGGCCTGGCGCTCACTCCGGGATCCGGGTTCGGTTCCGCAGGTGCCGGCTGGCTGCGGCTGGCCTTGGTTCAGCCGGCGGAGGAGCTTGAAGCTGCTGTGGCTCGACTCGAGCCCTGGTGGCGTCAGCAGTGCTGA
- a CDS encoding biotin--[acetyl-CoA-carboxylase] ligase, which produces MASAVLSPCRSASLARRRHQAGLTPWRLRVLPVCASTEIELSRWLARTPWQGGVPRAVVARRQTHGQGQWGRRWQSPAGGVWLSAALPWSAAHGAPGLLGLAVALALAERLERQGLPVAIKWPNDLLIGEDKLAGVLPRMVHRGGRLRLARVGVGLNVCNPVPDGAVALRQWLPLGRCDPEAWTAELLLALDRSIALAAAPQAVCQGVEGRIWTRTVRDPSGSGVWEVEGLSADGSLRLRQGTRTSSWTRWPAEPAADL; this is translated from the coding sequence GTGGCGTCAGCAGTGCTGAGCCCCTGCAGGTCGGCGTCTCTGGCGCGGCGACGGCACCAGGCCGGTCTGACTCCCTGGCGCCTGCGGGTCCTGCCGGTGTGCGCGAGCACCGAGATCGAATTGAGTCGTTGGCTGGCGCGGACCCCCTGGCAGGGGGGCGTGCCACGGGCCGTGGTCGCCCGTCGGCAGACCCATGGTCAGGGGCAATGGGGGCGTCGATGGCAGTCGCCTGCGGGGGGGGTCTGGCTCAGTGCTGCCTTGCCCTGGTCTGCTGCTCATGGGGCCCCGGGGCTTCTGGGACTGGCCGTCGCTCTGGCCCTGGCGGAACGTCTGGAGCGTCAGGGTTTGCCGGTGGCGATCAAGTGGCCCAATGATCTGCTCATCGGCGAGGACAAATTGGCGGGGGTGTTGCCACGGATGGTGCACCGCGGAGGCAGGCTGCGCCTGGCCCGGGTGGGTGTGGGGCTCAATGTTTGCAATCCCGTTCCGGATGGTGCGGTGGCGCTGCGGCAATGGTTGCCGCTCGGCCGTTGTGATCCCGAGGCCTGGACGGCGGAGTTGCTGCTGGCCCTCGATCGGAGTATTGCGTTGGCGGCTGCACCCCAGGCGGTGTGTCAGGGGGTGGAGGGGCGGATCTGGACCAGGACGGTCCGTGATCCCAGTGGTTCGGGGGTCTGGGAGGTGGAGGGGCTGTCGGCTGATGGTTCCTTGCGCCTACGTCAGGGAACCCGGACCAGCAGCTGGACCCGATGGCCAGCTGAGCCGGCCGCCGATCTCTAG
- a CDS encoding M23 family metallopeptidase codes for MLPRWLAAAWLLTLPAAPETAGDLPSVQAPLRPPAQLEVQEPLRFDRSLESLERNRVITPLERRQLETEAIGQPIDVPALQQACRSGALSKQECSAGVAFRGRVRRPEDARVARRARGDGQPLPPITVPVSALLAGGGGGFRLESVFAVSPRPLPLPGNGDRTLLFPIIGSAITTSEFGMRLHPVIGNWLMHAGKDLAAPEGTPVVAALSGTVTSSGLAGGYGIAVELEHRQPLRRTLYGHLSELYVKAGQTVRQGEVIGRVGSTGLSTGPHLHFELRRPEAAGWVAIDPGELDLRPLTAGGVDAVSLLMAQLMEGLERKRS; via the coding sequence GTGCTCCCTCGCTGGCTTGCTGCTGCCTGGCTGCTGACCCTGCCGGCGGCGCCTGAGACCGCTGGTGACCTGCCTTCGGTGCAGGCTCCGCTGCGGCCTCCGGCTCAGTTGGAGGTGCAGGAACCACTCCGGTTTGATCGCTCCCTCGAGAGTCTGGAGCGCAATCGGGTGATTACTCCTTTGGAGAGGCGTCAGCTCGAGACTGAGGCCATTGGCCAGCCGATTGACGTGCCGGCACTGCAGCAGGCGTGCCGCAGCGGAGCCCTGTCCAAGCAGGAGTGTTCGGCAGGGGTCGCTTTCCGCGGCCGCGTGCGACGCCCGGAGGATGCCCGTGTGGCCCGGCGTGCTCGGGGGGATGGTCAGCCGCTGCCACCGATCACTGTGCCCGTGTCGGCGTTGCTGGCCGGTGGAGGTGGCGGTTTCCGACTGGAATCGGTTTTCGCCGTGTCGCCCCGTCCTCTGCCGCTGCCTGGCAACGGCGATCGGACTCTGTTGTTCCCGATCATTGGCTCGGCGATCACGACCAGTGAATTCGGCATGCGCCTTCACCCGGTGATCGGCAATTGGTTAATGCATGCCGGTAAGGATCTGGCGGCTCCTGAGGGCACCCCTGTGGTGGCGGCACTCTCCGGAACCGTCACCAGCAGTGGACTGGCAGGTGGTTACGGCATCGCCGTGGAATTGGAGCACCGTCAACCGCTGCGGCGCACTCTGTACGGCCATCTCTCCGAGCTTTATGTGAAGGCGGGTCAGACCGTGCGCCAGGGGGAGGTGATCGGCAGGGTGGGAAGCACGGGCCTGAGTACTGGTCCTCACTTGCATTTTGAGCTGCGCCGACCGGAGGCGGCCGGCTGGGTGGCGATCGATCCCGGCGAGCTTGATCTGCGTCCGCTGACGGCCGGTGGGGTCGATGCCGTGTCCTTGCTGATGGCTCAGCTGATGGAAGGCCTGGAGCGGAAACGCAGCTGA
- a CDS encoding response regulator transcription factor: MPDAAGSSTRVLLVDDEKRLTDLLRLELELEGYSVQVAGNGASGLFKARQEPTPNLIVLDWNLPDFSGVDICQRMRSSGVTTPILMLTGHDDIADRVKALDAGVDDYLVKPFSIEELMARLRAMQRRAESFSEATAGDQPLVLEVADLRMHTGTRDVSRGERSIQLSVKEYDLLQFLMRGQGRVLERAEIMRGVWGENFYGDDNLLEVYIRYLRQKIEADDRPSLIHTVRGVGFILRDATETQ, from the coding sequence ATGCCAGACGCCGCAGGCTCCAGCACCAGGGTGCTGCTGGTCGACGATGAAAAGCGGCTGACAGATCTGCTTCGACTTGAGCTCGAACTGGAGGGCTATTCGGTGCAGGTCGCCGGCAACGGGGCCAGCGGCTTGTTCAAGGCCCGGCAGGAGCCGACGCCGAATCTGATCGTTCTCGACTGGAATCTTCCCGATTTCTCGGGGGTCGACATCTGCCAGCGCATGCGCAGCAGTGGTGTCACGACGCCGATCCTGATGCTCACCGGCCACGACGACATCGCCGATCGCGTCAAGGCACTCGATGCTGGAGTTGATGACTACCTGGTCAAGCCCTTCTCCATCGAAGAGCTCATGGCTCGGTTGCGCGCGATGCAACGTCGCGCCGAATCCTTTTCCGAAGCAACGGCCGGCGATCAGCCCCTGGTGCTGGAGGTCGCCGACCTACGCATGCATACCGGCACCCGCGATGTGAGCCGGGGCGAACGCTCCATTCAGCTCTCGGTGAAGGAATACGACCTGCTGCAATTTTTGATGCGCGGCCAAGGCCGTGTGCTCGAGCGGGCTGAGATCATGCGCGGCGTCTGGGGGGAGAACTTCTACGGCGACGACAACCTTCTCGAAGTCTACATCCGGTATCTGCGCCAAAAGATCGAAGCGGATGATCGACCGAGCCTCATCCATACCGTGCGCGGCGTCGGTTTCATCCTGCGGGATGCCACCGAAACGCAATGA
- a CDS encoding ABC transporter ATP-binding protein, translating into MADPTAQREVARLSDVSKLYGSGEATVRALDHLDLTVHQGDYLAVMGASGSGKSTAMNIIGCLDRPSSGSYSLNGVAVESLDDDALADLRNQELGFVFQQFHLLPHATALDNVMLPMIYAGVSATERRRRAAEALERVGLSDRMQNRPNQLSGGQQQRVAIARAIINQPALLLADEPTGALDSRTTDDVLNLFDDLHRQGITLVMVTHEDEVAARAETVAHFRDGRVERLERQSN; encoded by the coding sequence TTGGCTGATCCAACAGCTCAGCGGGAGGTCGCACGTCTCAGTGACGTCAGCAAGCTCTACGGCAGTGGAGAGGCAACGGTGCGGGCGCTCGACCATCTCGATCTCACCGTTCACCAGGGCGATTATCTGGCGGTGATGGGCGCCAGTGGATCCGGCAAAAGCACGGCGATGAACATCATTGGCTGCCTAGATCGACCCAGCAGCGGCAGCTACAGCCTGAACGGGGTCGCCGTGGAATCCCTCGATGACGATGCCCTGGCCGATCTGCGCAATCAGGAGCTTGGGTTCGTCTTTCAACAGTTCCATCTGTTGCCCCACGCCACCGCCCTCGACAATGTGATGCTTCCAATGATCTATGCGGGGGTTTCCGCAACGGAACGCCGCAGACGGGCTGCTGAGGCCCTGGAGCGCGTTGGCCTCTCCGATCGCATGCAGAACCGTCCGAATCAACTCTCTGGCGGGCAACAGCAGCGCGTCGCTATCGCCCGGGCGATCATCAACCAACCAGCCCTGTTGCTGGCGGATGAACCCACAGGCGCCCTGGATTCACGCACCACGGACGATGTGCTCAATCTTTTTGATGATCTGCATCGCCAGGGAATCACCCTGGTGATGGTGACCCACGAGGACGAGGTGGCCGCCAGGGCTGAGACGGTGGCTCATTTCCGGGATGGCCGGGTGGAGCGCCTGGAACGGCAATCCAACTGA
- a CDS encoding NAD(P)H-quinone oxidoreductase subunit N has protein sequence MPELGALLLTTQAMAAPGELLNLALNAGAVAPEGAVLLAMLATLLVDLAGERVAVRWVPPICYLGLGGALVLLALQWNAPLEPSFLGAFLSDRLAIAFRAVVATSTLLSLLISWRYAEKSGTPVGEYAAILLAATLGGMLLCGATDLVSVFVSLETLSVASYLLSGYMKRDARSSEAALKYLLVGSAAAAVFLYGSSLLYGLSGSTSLEVIGNALLTSPTPLAALALVFVLATVAFKIAAVPFHQWTPDVYEGSPTPVVAFLSVGSKAAGFALALRILVGCFGSFDTQWKLLFTVLALLSMTLGNVVALAQTSMKRMLAYSSIGQAGFVMIGLVCGTEDGFAAMVLYMAAYLFMNLGAFACIILFSIRTGSDRISDYAGLYQKDPLITLGLSLCLLSLGGIPPMLGFFGKIYLFFAGWADHQYLLVVVGLITSVVSIYYYIGVIKMMVVKEPQEASEVVRDYPPIQWSTLGLPPLRFALIACVLVTAVGGILSNPLFQWANSAVAGTPLLQQAIARAGLHSIG, from the coding sequence ATGCCCGAGTTGGGTGCACTGCTTCTAACCACCCAGGCGATGGCCGCTCCGGGAGAGCTGCTCAATCTCGCTCTGAATGCCGGGGCCGTAGCCCCAGAGGGTGCTGTCTTACTGGCCATGCTGGCCACTCTCCTGGTGGATCTGGCCGGAGAACGCGTTGCTGTGCGCTGGGTTCCGCCGATCTGTTACCTCGGTCTCGGCGGCGCCCTTGTGCTGCTGGCCCTCCAGTGGAACGCCCCTCTGGAGCCCTCATTTTTGGGCGCATTCCTTTCGGACCGCCTGGCGATCGCCTTCCGTGCGGTTGTGGCCACCTCCACCCTGCTCTCGCTTCTGATCAGCTGGCGTTACGCCGAGAAGAGCGGCACTCCGGTGGGTGAATACGCCGCCATCCTTCTGGCCGCAACCCTTGGCGGGATGCTGCTCTGCGGAGCCACTGATTTGGTCAGTGTCTTCGTCTCCCTCGAGACCCTTTCCGTCGCCAGTTATCTGCTGTCGGGCTACATGAAGCGGGATGCCCGCAGCTCCGAGGCAGCTCTTAAATATCTGCTGGTGGGGTCCGCGGCCGCAGCCGTGTTCCTCTACGGCTCCTCTCTGCTCTACGGACTCAGCGGATCCACCAGCCTTGAGGTGATCGGCAATGCCCTGCTCACCAGCCCGACGCCCCTCGCAGCTCTGGCCCTGGTGTTTGTGCTCGCCACAGTGGCCTTCAAGATTGCAGCGGTGCCCTTCCACCAGTGGACTCCCGATGTCTATGAGGGCTCACCAACCCCTGTGGTGGCCTTCCTGTCGGTGGGATCCAAAGCAGCCGGTTTCGCCTTGGCACTCAGGATCCTTGTGGGCTGCTTCGGCTCCTTTGACACCCAGTGGAAGCTGCTGTTCACGGTGCTGGCTCTCCTCAGCATGACCCTGGGCAACGTGGTCGCCCTGGCTCAAACATCGATGAAGCGAATGCTGGCCTACAGCTCGATCGGCCAGGCCGGCTTTGTGATGATCGGACTCGTCTGCGGCACCGAAGATGGCTTCGCAGCGATGGTGCTGTACATGGCGGCCTACCTGTTCATGAATCTGGGGGCGTTTGCCTGCATCATTCTCTTTTCAATCCGCACCGGCAGCGATCGGATCAGCGACTATGCCGGTCTTTATCAGAAAGACCCACTGATCACCTTGGGGCTGAGTCTCTGCCTTCTCTCCCTCGGGGGCATTCCTCCGATGCTGGGCTTTTTCGGCAAGATCTACCTCTTTTTCGCCGGCTGGGCTGATCACCAATACCTGCTGGTTGTGGTGGGCTTGATCACTTCAGTCGTCTCGATTTACTACTACATCGGGGTTATCAAGATGATGGTGGTCAAGGAACCTCAGGAAGCTTCTGAAGTGGTCCGCGATTACCCACCCATCCAGTGGTCCACCCTTGGACTCCCTCCGCTCCGCTTCGCTCTGATCGCCTGTGTCCTGGTCACAGCAGTGGGTGGCATCCTCTCCAACCCTCTCTTCCAGTGGGCGAACAGTGCCGTAGCCGGCACTCCCCTGCTGCAACAGGCCATCGCCAGGGCAGGCCTTCACAGCATTGGCTGA